The genomic interval GGAGGAGCAGATAAAATCACTTTTTTAGCGCCTGATTTTAAATGAGCATTCGCTAAATCTTTTGTTAAAAAAAAACCAGTAGATTCAACAACATATTCTATATTCAAATTACCCCAATTTAGTTTTTCAGGATCTTTTTCATTGGTTACCTTAATTCGTTTTTCATTCAATATTAAATAATTATTATTTTCAATACGAATATTTCCTTTAAAACAACCATGAATAGAATCATATTTTAACATATAAGCTAAGTATTCTATAGACACTAAATCATTTATAGATACTACTTGAACATTATTTCTATTTAAAGCAGCTAATAAAACTAGTTTTCCTATTCTTCCAATTCCATTAATTCCTATTTTTATAGACATATTTCAATAATTTTTTTTGTTATAAAATTAATTTTTCACTTTTAAAAAAGTTATAAAAGTAGATGATGGAATTTCTACTTTTCCTATTTGACGCATTTTTTTCTTTCCTTTTTTTTGTTTCTCCAAAAGTTTTCTTTTTCTAGAAACATCACCTCCATAACATTTATCCGTAACATTTTTTCTTAAAGCTTTAATAGTTTCTCTTGCTATAATTTTTCCAGATACAGAAACTTGAATAGGAATACTAAATTGATGTTTTGGAATTAATATAGATAATTCTTGACATATTTTTCTTGACAAAAACAAAACTTTTGTTTTATGAACTAAAAGTGATAAATTTTCTATTTTTTCATGATTTATCAATACAGTAATTTTTCTTAAATCTGAATTTCTATAACCAATAAAATTATAATCAAAAGAAGCGTATCCATTAGAAATTGTTTTTAATTTATCATAAAAATCAAATACAATCTCTGATAAAGGCATTTCAAACATAATTTTAACTCTTTTTGAAGTTAAATAATTATGATGCCCAATCATAGTGCCTCGTTTTTCAATACATAATGACATTACATTTCCTATGTAAATCTCTTTGGTTATAATAGAAACCAAAACATATGGTTCTTCTACTTTTTTTAATTTTTCCATTTCTGGAAAATCTGAAGGGCTATTAATTAAAACCTTTCGATTATTTTTCATATAAATTATGTAAGAAACATTAGGAATAGTAAGTATTACAGAAATATTATATTCACGTTTTAAACGATCTTTAACTATTTCCATATGAAGAAATCCTAAAAATCCACAATGGAAACCAAATCCTAATGCGGGAGAAGACTCAGGAGTGAAAGAAAGAGCTGCATCATTTAATTGCAATTTTTCTATAGAAGAACGTAATTCTTCATATTGATCAGAATTAACTGGATAAATACTAGCGAAAACCATAGGTTTAAACTCTTCAAATTTTTGTATTGCTTCTATAGCTGGGTTTTCAGCATCTGTTATAGTATCTCCCACTTTTACTTCACTCGTATTTTTTATTCCAGAGACAACATATCCGACATCTCCTGTGTTGATTTGATTCTTTGAAATCCGTTTTAACTTCAAAGTTCCCACCTCATAAGCAGAATAAACTTTTCCTGTAGACATAAACCGTAATTTTTGTCCTTTTCGTATACAACCATTTTTTATTCTAAATAAGGCTTCAATTCCCCTAAATGGATTGTATAAAGAATCAAAAATAATAGCTTGCAAAGGAGCATTTTGATTTCCTTTTGGTGCAGGAATACGTGTTACTATTTCATTTAAAATATTCTCAATCCCAAGTCCATTTTTTGCACTAACAGGAATAATATCTTCCATTTTACATTCTACTAATTCCATGATCTCTTTCATTACGTCTTCTGGAAGAGCATCAAACAAGTCAATTTTATTTAAAACTGGTATAATGAATAGATTATTTTTTAATGCTAAAGAAAGATTAGATATCGTTTGCGCTTGTACGC from Blattabacterium cuenoti carries:
- the lepA gene encoding translation elongation factor 4; amino-acid sequence: MNYIRNFCIIAHIDHGKSTLADRLLEYTKTVSEKKRNQLLDDMDLERERGITIKSHAVQMEYKYKNKIYILNLIDTPGHVDFSYEVSRSIAACEGALLVVDCTKSVQAQTISNLSLALKNNLFIIPVLNKIDLFDALPEDVMKEIMELVECKMEDIIPVSAKNGLGIENILNEIVTRIPAPKGNQNAPLQAIIFDSLYNPFRGIEALFRIKNGCIRKGQKLRFMSTGKVYSAYEVGTLKLKRISKNQINTGDVGYVVSGIKNTSEVKVGDTITDAENPAIEAIQKFEEFKPMVFASIYPVNSDQYEELRSSIEKLQLNDAALSFTPESSPALGFGFHCGFLGFLHMEIVKDRLKREYNISVILTIPNVSYIIYMKNNRKVLINSPSDFPEMEKLKKVEEPYVLVSIITKEIYIGNVMSLCIEKRGTMIGHHNYLTSKRVKIMFEMPLSEIVFDFYDKLKTISNGYASFDYNFIGYRNSDLRKITVLINHEKIENLSLLVHKTKVLFLSRKICQELSILIPKHQFSIPIQVSVSGKIIARETIKALRKNVTDKCYGGDVSRKRKLLEKQKKGKKKMRQIGKVEIPSSTFITFLKVKN